The following are encoded together in the Peromyscus leucopus breed LL Stock chromosome 1, UCI_PerLeu_2.1, whole genome shotgun sequence genome:
- the Fgf3 gene encoding fibroblast growth factor 3, with product MGLIWLLLLSLLEPGWPATGPGTRLRRDAGGRGGVYEHLGGAPRRRKLYCATKYHLQLHPSGRVNGSLENSAYSILEITAVEVGVVAIKGLFSGRYLAMNKRGRLYASEHYNAECEFLERIHELGYNTYASRLYRTGPSGPGARRQPGAQRPWYVSVNGKGRPRRGFKTRRTQKSSLFLPRVLGHKDHEMVRLLQSSQTRAPGEGSQPRQRRQKKQSPGDHGKTEPLTPRATPGTHRETGELAVA from the exons ATGGGCCTGATCTGGCTTCTGCTGCTCAGCTTGCTGGAACCCGGCTGGCCCGCAACGGGGCCCGGGACGCGGCTGCGGCGCGATGCGGGCGGCCGTGGCGGCGTCTACGAGCACCTCGGCGGGGCGCCCCGGCGCCGCAAGCTCTACTGCGCCACCAAGTACCACCTTCAGCTGCACCCGAGCGGCCGCGTGAACGGCAGCCTGGAGAACAGCGCCTACA GCATCCTGGAGATTACTGCGGTGGAAGTGGGCGTGGTGGCCATCAAAGGGCTCTTCTCTGGGCGGTACCTGGCCATGAACAAGAGAGGACGGCTGTACGCTTCG GAGCACTACAACGCAGAGTGCGAGTTCCTGGAGCGGATCCATGAGCTGGGCTACAACACGTATGCCTCCCGCCTGTATCGCACAGGGCCCAGCGGGCCGGGGGCTCGGCGGCAGCCTGGTGCCCAGAGACCTTGGTACGTGTCTGTGAATGGCAAGGGTCGGCCACGCAGGGGCTTCAAGACCCGCCGCACACAGaagtcctccctcttcctgccccgaGTGCTGGGCCACAAGGACCATGAGATGGTGCGGCTGCTGCAGAGCAGCCAGACACGAGCCCCGGGAGAGGGCAGCCAGCCCAGACAACGGCGGCAGAAGAAGCAGAGCCCAGGAGACCATGGCAAGACGGAACCCTTGACTCCTAGGGCCACTCCAGGCACCCATCGGGAGACAGGCGAACTGGCTGTGGCCTGA